The genomic stretch GTTAGATGCATTTCTTGATGAACATGATGCAAATATTCCAAATCTCATAACTTTTTCATCAGAATTCTCTTTAGATGTATCTGATGTACAAATGACTATTGTGTTTGGTGAGGGAAATGACTCTTATCAAACATATGCCTTTTTGCCCTCCATTGACGGTGTAATTGTTGGGGATAGCTCCCATGGAATTTCACCTTTTGTTTTTCAGATGCGTTACTTGCAAAATTTTGAGCAAAATAACCAATAATTATTAATAGTCAACCTGCCAAATATAGGTTGACCTAATAATGGTGAGTCATATTGAGCCTGATTTAAAATCATACGAACGAGAACGAGTAGTTTTTGAAGCAATCAAATCTAATCCTAACTTACACCATAATGCTTTGCTCAAACAAATTGTTCCACAATATATGGCAAAAACAACTTTTGAAAAAACAAGAGATTCCTTGTTAGAAAAAGAAATTATTTTTGTTAAAAAACAAGGCAACATGAAGTTTTATTTTCCAGAACCTGATTTTGAAATAAAATTTCAACATCGAATTGAACAAAAAACGAATAACTCATTCCATAATTTAAAATTACAACTTAGGAGACTGAGCACAGATTATCCTCACAAAGACATCAACGAAAAAATATTGCTCATTGACACAATCTTGAAAAATTTGATTTTTACCGATAACGGGTTTACCTTTTTAGACTCCATGAAAAATCCTAAAAAAACATTATACCGAGATGAACATTTACTTATACAACAATTATTTAACCAACTTTTTCAGGTGATTAGAAAAGATAAAGATTTTGGAATCGTTTTTCCTACTGTGATGAGCAATTTAGTACAATTAACCCCTCAAAAATTTACTGAATAAATAGAATCTCATCTAGTTATTTATTCAGGGTTGTTTTTGTAATATTATGGGATTGCTTTATACTAAATTTTATATGGATTTTGACGATGAAGAATGGGAGCAGATCTCAAATAATCCAATAATCTTCCAAACAACCAAAAATAATGTTAGTCTGGAAATTGAGGATACTTCTCATAAATCTTACAAAATTAATTTTAAAGAAGGTGGGAAACTTAACATGTTTAGAGTAACTGGAAAATTCAGAATTACTTGGGATGATGAAGATATACTTGAACTCTAAAAATAATAATGAGTATTTTTAAAATAATATTGTGTCATTAGAAGCAAACATTCGAGAAATATTGAAAAATTTTGATCATACTTCCTCAGAAAATTTTTTGAGGGTATTAGAAGAAATTCAACCCTCTTTCAAAAGTCCTCTCATTTCAGAATATCTTCAAGGAAAAATCCAAAAAATTTTAGATTCTGAATTAGAAGAGGATAAAAAGAAACAGTGTAAGGCATTGACCCCTTATTTTGATTGGTATTTGCAAGGATTATGATTCTTCAGAAAACTGATTAATTTTATCTAATGCTGTTTTGATGAGTTTCAGATCTGTTCTGGCCTTGGCCATGTCTCCTACAAGTTTTATAAAATACTCATATCCTGTATCTTCCGCTTTGTGAATATCTGCTTCATAACACGTTAATGCTTTTTCAAAAAATGGTATGTCTTCTTGTAGTTTGTTTGTATTTTGAAATATGTCAAGATTTTTTTCAATTTTTTCAATTGTTTCATTAATTTTTGGAACTGTTTTTCTGGCTTGTTGGTTCAAAACCGATGCAAACATTGCGGCTGAATCCTTTAACTCTGGACTATCATTAAGCGTCTTTAGTCTTTTTTTATAATGATTTAATGCCTTAAGAATAATTTCATATCCTCCCTCTTCTTTAAAATAAATTCCTCCTAACCAGACTTTGGTCATACTTGTCTTTAATCTTCATGGATTATTATAATTTAGTTACAGTTTGCTATTAGTATGATTTGTGTTTGTTTTTAATATGTTTATAAATTCTATTTATGATCTGATTGCATCTTATGAATTTGGTATGAAAAACTCAATACAAATTATCCTATGTTATGCTTACTCAATTTATTGTAGAATGATTCTTATCAGAATAAAATTGTTAGTAAACTGAGAAGTGTTATTTTGTAAAAACTGTTTATATGTCATTGTGGTTAATGAATACAAAAATTTACTTTCTCAAGTTTAAACATCATATTTTTCCTGAATAGGAGGTTCATTTCTGTTTATGAGATATAATAGAATTCCAGCTAAGGTAACTCCAATTCCACTTAATCCAATAAACGTACCTGTATTTTTGATTGAACGAAATAACTGATCAGTTTCACCAATTTGAATTGAATAATACATCAATAGCCCTAAAATGAACATTAGCCCTCCTACTATTATTAATAATACACCTGTTTTCATATTCGAGTTTGTGTTTTCTGATTAATAAATTACAATAATGTTCATTGTGATGAACAGGAGAAAACCTTTTAGTCACTAATATGAAAAAATTACTATGAATTACTTGTTTTTGATTGGCGCTTTATTTTTAATTTCTATATCTGCAACATCTTTTGCATATGCACAAAGTACCTACGACGTGAAAATCCCTACAGGTGCAGCAAGTCCCGATGCCCCATATTTCTGGCAAAGTGTAAAAGATGGCTCCACTGATGGTCACGTTGATATTTTAGTTGGTGATACAATCACTTGGAAGAATGCTGATACTGCTACGCATACAGTTACTTCTGGAACTGCGACAGATGGTCCTGATGGTCTTTTTGATAGTGGATTATTTGCTCCTGGCCAATCTTTTTCATTTACATATGATGATATTGGAGATTACCCTTACTATTGTATAGTTCATCCATGGATGGAGGGAACAATTTTTGTTACTGCCGGATATTCAATAATCCCAAATGTTGGAAAATCTATTGGTGATGGAAATACCCATTTTGATGTTGAGTACAAATTTAATCGCTTATTAGCAAACCCTGAAATTAATCAAGATCAAAAATCCATAACATTTGAAATTGTAGGTCAATCTCAGAGTGATGATCATAGTTTAGAATTACGATTGCCTTCAAAATTAATTGATGGGAATTTTATACTTTGGGTTGATGGAGAAAAAATCTCCGATTACGAACAAGTAAAAGAAGGGGATCTCAACACATTATTCATTGAATTAACCAAGGATTCCAAAATCCTTACAATAACAGGTACTTCAATTGTTCCAGAATTTGGCTCAATGGCAATGATAATTTTTGGAATCTCAATTGTATCTATGCTTGTTTTAAGTCAGAAAAATAGAATTAAATTCTAAGATCATTTAGCCTCAAAATCATTAATTTGATAGATTTTCTGTAAATTAATGTGATCTTAATCACCTAAAGTTAATTTGAAAGTGAATTATTTTTAAAAAGTTATTTTTACTGGGTTTGATAAAAAATTAATCATAAGCATGGAAAATCAAACACAATATCTCTCACTTTCACAGACCATTGCTAAAGTAAATGAGTTAATTGATAGTGGAAATGGGGATGCAGGAAGATTATACCATATTATGGAATTTTTGAAAAGCAACAGGCCCTTATATCAATCAGATAAAAGGTATCTTGAAAATAAACTAAACTCATCATTCTCAGTTGATGATAAACTTGAAGAAGAAAATGAACTTTTACCAAAAATCAAAAATTTAATAGATGTAGGTAATGGTGATCCTGGAAGATTACAGTATATCTATGATACTCTTGCAAAAAATAAATCTCTTTATCAGTCAGATGCTGACTATTTACAGTCAAAACTAAACTCAACAACAGTTGGTTTTTCTGATAAACCTACTGTGACAAAATCTTCTACATCGTTATCTTTTGAAGACATACCTGCAAAAATTAATGAAACTGTTCCCGACACAATTCCTCAAAAAGCCAAAGGAAGTATGCCTAAAGGATGGTCTGTGGAAAATAAATCTAAAGAATTAGACCAAATTAAACAAACAATATCTGAGGAAGAACAAAAACTTAAAACTCAAGAAAAAATTAATGACGAGCTTAGTTTACAGCGCTCAAATTTATCTCAATTAGTATCACACAGAAAACAATATGAAGAAAAAATAACTCGTGAAAAATCTGCACTTGAATCACAAATACAAGAAGAGCGTGTAAAAATTGAAACTCAAACAAAACTATCTGCCGAAATAATTCACCAAAAAGATGAACTTGATAAAGTCAAAAAAGAAAGAACTGCAATCCTTAAAAAAATTAATTCTGAAAAAGCAAAAATTTCCAAAGATATCTTATCACAAAAAAGACAACTAGTACAAGCACAATTAGAACAAGAAAAAATTGAAAAGCAAGTAAATCGTGAGCAGGAACTTCTCTCAAAAATGGCGTCTGAACAAAAATCTAGACTATTAGAACAGGCACAAATTGCTCGTGATATTACTTCAAAACAAAATGAATTGGAAAAAACCAAACAAGATTATGATGATATTGTGTCTCAGGTTAATTTGGAAAAAG from Nitrosopumilus sp. encodes the following:
- a CDS encoding PEFG-CTERM sorting domain-containing protein encodes the protein MNYLFLIGALFLISISATSFAYAQSTYDVKIPTGAASPDAPYFWQSVKDGSTDGHVDILVGDTITWKNADTATHTVTSGTATDGPDGLFDSGLFAPGQSFSFTYDDIGDYPYYCIVHPWMEGTIFVTAGYSIIPNVGKSIGDGNTHFDVEYKFNRLLANPEINQDQKSITFEIVGQSQSDDHSLELRLPSKLIDGNFILWVDGEKISDYEQVKEGDLNTLFIELTKDSKILTITGTSIVPEFGSMAMIIFGISIVSMLVLSQKNRIKF